In the genome of Impatiens glandulifera chromosome 6, dImpGla2.1, whole genome shotgun sequence, the window CGGATGGCGCCACCAACGAACCAGCGATGATCGGAGAACTGATTTCGATAACAGCGAGAGTGTAAGGAATGGTTTTAACTTCTTTAGTATAAGATGAATCAAGTTTAGATCCTTCAGATGAACCAAAACCGACTCTACCGCCTCTTAAATCAGTAATGTTAACGAATCCGACGTTTCCAGGTGAGTTTCCGGTGGTTTGGTAAAGAGTGGTGGCGGAGACGGTTCCGTCGGGGATTTTGTGAAGTTTTTTGGCGTCGTAGTAATCGAGAAGGATGTGAAGACTGAGGAGATTTTTGATTACTGAGAGAGGATGTTTACCGGCTAGGGTTTGCATTGCGGCATTGTTGAGTGTTAGAACTGTGATTGTTTCTCTGCTGTTGATTTCGTCGTTGAGTTTGGTTTGAGATAGGTATGAGTTGAAATTGCTGTATTCCGGGAAGGAATCGAGAATGGCGGTGATGTTATGAGCGCCGGCGACGGTGACGGCGATGGTGAGAGATAAGGAGAGagagaggaggaggaggaattGAGTGGACGCCATTGATGAATGTGAGGAGATgaagaggagagagagagaagttATAGTGAGAGAGATAACTAGGGTTTAACCATGGTTAAGAATGAGATACAGTAAAGACAGAGCTTagtgaggaagaagaagaagatacaGCTGGAAAAATGGAGAAAAGGATGTGTGTTTATTTAAATGACGAAAATGGccttatacatatatttttatttttatttttgatagtggaggttttaaataatttattgacaactaagaatattattattgatgattgtggcACCGACACTTtggaattgtttttttttttttattttaaataaatcttatttttataaaataatatgttatttgttttaaaattgttCTTTAACCTAGGTTAACAggtgttattaaataatttggagagacagaaaaataaataatgatcggtgattaatttgaagaaaagaacgaaagaaatgaaaatgaagagtggaatgatatttaaataacacaaaatgaaacaaaacaagacTTTGatttaatttggaaaaaaaatattatcaagaTGTTAGTCtagatgaaataatgttttcaaataatttaaaaaatttgtcaATTTAAACTCAGGTTCAAATTTGTTACAggctatataataaaaaaaatttgagaagTTCTATGGAGTaggtttgataaattaatagttattatttctACAATCtaatatgtgtttttttttcttattattatcatgttttatgatttttttatttatatttttctaatgtcatatttacatgattttgtttaaatgaatcttattaatttttattataaatagattattttaaaaaaatatatatataatgaaaaatcattattttttaaagtatttaatattttagttgataatttaattaataataaatatggtTAGTTATATGAAGGATAtagaataatgttttttttttatgtaatttgaCTATTGTTACACTAACTATTTTGCAAAATGATTTACTTGTTTagagaattttatttaaaagattaaatatttaatgtttatttttcattataaataaataaatttaaatatggcATAATTATAAGTGAATTGTAgcttcttaaatttaaaaaatattaattataaagttatatgaaatataaaaaaaaaaaacattacgtTGTCTTAATATTTGAGCTCCATATCATGACTTTCGTTTTAATTTTactgcattttttttaaaatcatgatCATTCAAAAGAAGTATAGAATTTGGttagaattatttgaatataaaatctaaaattcagtaataattaaacttaaaacaaACCAGCAAATAAATTCTGTAacattgtataatttttaaatattattaataaatccaAAAAATTGCATTTTCAAATATAGCTGTGTGAAAGATGACCGTTGAATTTGCATGTTGGCATCCTATGATAAAGGTGTACAAAATGTACCCTAGTAAATTAACGGTTGCTTTGCTCAAAAGATTGTCTTggtattatattataaataaatgtgtattaacataaaatattcaCAATCCTTTAATacatcatttattatatataggctaattcaaaagatcaataatttgaaacaaaaaatctaaaaaaaagtaTTCAATCGTCTAGATTCAAATCAAGATAAAATAGGGTTTTCAAAGTGATTTGAACAAATAACTTTTGTTGTGAAGATTTGTGTGCATTTGGTCAACAAATATAAAGTTAGATAATGATATGTTTATTTAGAGTAATCAATAATATTCGTTAACTCTTATTTCGACAACCTCCAACTACTTTACTTCTAATCTCTTAAGGTTTTGagatctaaaatttattttgaatcaaactaagatgaaatattaaaagaatttaaaaaaaaaaactcaactaTCATTATTCAAGTGTCAATAGTCTTACCTTAAAAGATTAAAATCttgtattttcattaaaaacgaCTTAAGTTAAAGAGTTAGACTCATGACCGGTCTAGTAAAGATGTAACATAAACATTTGTATAGGTCCCAAGACCGAATTGAttcttaaaatgttaaaatttaaataaaaaaataacgagtcaaattttaaataaactattaaataGTTAAACTATTACCATTTTAGTAAACATTAAAGAGTATGATTTTATGtgaacttttaaataattaaactcttgctatttaaaatttaaaataataagactttatgaatttttaaataattttaattttacattaaaaaggtaaatttataattttaaattatcattatttttaataaaatttatatatttttaaaaatggttaatatataaaatacttaattatatatacaaataataataatatacaactTAAAACTTCAATCGTTTCAACTAAATCttgattttacgagtttacaatttgtaaattctcaatttaaaaaaaaaaataataattttcctaAGATTTAAAGTGAAAGCTATAACACTCCactaataaagaaataattacgttaattttgataatttttaccACTACTATAAATCtctatatcattttaaaaaatattaaaaaaattatatagactCCTTGAATATTCAATCTTCAAGTTCCCGTCTAAACCATAATTCTTATATGTGCTAACctactaaatttaaataaaacaataattttttaaaaattatggaTAACTTACATAACATTAATGATTTTTCTTCAACTCAAAACGCTTTAAGTTGAAATTAAACTCGTAacatttttaatctcttaaaacgagataaaattaagatataagAAAAAAGAATTCTTAGTTATCCTATAAAGGAGAAAACGTGAAGAAAGTAAAAACATAAGACATAACCGACATGTTAAGAGACACAAAACCTAAACTAAAAGGATGACAAGTGATGTCTAAAAAGGAAGGGCTGAGACAACTTGAAAATAGACCCCGCCAAGGATCCTATCTTTAGAAGGGCCCATTTCAAGATCTTTGTAGggtaaaacaaaatttaataaccCTATTTgaaattgacttttttttttttttactaagaaagcataaaattcatattactaaatgataaataactttttataattaaggAGGAATGTGATCTTGACATTAATACATTGATTTAAGTGTCGGTTGATTATTCTACTAACTTTGGCAAGAAAGAATAATCATGGTGGTTGggtttataaaagaaaatttaaaatttattgaatcTCATCATTTTAATTACAATATACTTTAGTTCTATTTAAATGTATTTGAGGTacataaaacttattttaattgaaataggTAGGAATGAAGATCGATTCATTACcctatttaatttaaaacgttttaaataaaaattaaactcgacacctttattatttttttaatatttttgtcacttaatttttttaatgaattatttaattgtaattaatatattaaatgtttgatTTCCATGGGAATGTGATGATTTTTTAATTGGATtgatataaaacaatatttagttaacatgtttttaagtTAAAAGTGAATTTTAGATGAAGTATGGATAGGGATGGTAATGAACACCAAGTTTAGGGTCTGAgacacaaaataaaatgaaatacttgtttgatttgaagatAATTAGTGGTTGATAACCGTCCCCAAAACtctacctatatatatatatatatatatatatatatatatatatatatatatatatatatatatatatatatattcaaattatgttatacaatatttaaaactttCTTATTCTCTTATATACCTTCTCTCTAATCCTaaatttagtgttttttttcaatttttttcttatttttatttgacaaAGACATGATTATAAGAGAAATGACATAATATCAGATATGAGATATCTATTGGAGATCAAATATTCGGGTTATCACTTTTCGGGGATGATGATTGAATATAAAGTACATATCAAGGTCGGGTCAGGAATGAATGTTTTTAAGTGGGAATTAAGCTCAATTCATTACTCTTATTTAATCCTAAAAcgtttttaataagaattaaactCGAGatctttattcttttttataacattttgtcacttaaattttattaatgagttatttaattataaataatattttaaatgtttgatTTACATGAGAAGGTAATTACTTTTTAGAATagatttatatcaaataatatttatattgtattataaagcatgtttttttagttaaaagtGAATTTTACATGAAGTATGGATATGGATAGAGAAGGTTATGATAAGTAATTCAAATTATGCATGGATGGAGAGTAAAATGAGATATATGTCGGGAAAGATTAGTGATGGGATAACCGTCCTCGAAACCCATATCTAACTCATATTTACTcaatatttaaaactttcatGTTCTTTTATATCTCTTCTCTTTAATTTGACAAAAACAagtttgagaatagaaatatcATAATGTCATGTATTTGGATTACCCATCGGAATCAGATACCCGAGTTATCACTTATCGGGATAAGAATTGAATATAAAGTACTTGTCAAAATGGAACAAGatgaataattatattgaaatcggTTCGAGCTATAATACTATGAGACAATTAGTTTATGTATAAATGTCATCCCTAAGTATGATCATTCTGATCCtcttaagtttttttatttgaattgtcttgtttgaaacattttaaaaaaaaaatgggtatAAACCGGGGTTGACTCGGACGAGCCAAATAGAATTCCGAGTCAAAATGAAGTTTAATGATCGAAGCaagaatcaaaatcaaaatattttctttgattCCTAAACCACTTCATCTGTTCATCGCTCGAATCGGAAAACTTTCTGCAATTTAATCTCACTTTTGATTATCAATCATGTTCTTGATCGATAATCACCCAACTTCCATTACAAGTTTCCGGTAATGAAGATTCTCCGATTATCTAAATTGTAAGTCCACTAATCCATTTCTCTAATTCATCTCTATTAAGATGCATCTCTTGATTTTCTTGAATAATTTCAGGATGAGTTTCTTCAAACGACTGATCGATTCTCTAAGCGCGATaatatcatcttcttcatcgaaCCAGGACACAATGGACGGAGTCATATCGAACGAACGAGTAGCTAACAAGCTTAAAGGGTACTTTGATTTAGCTAAAGAAGAGATTTCTAAAGCTGTTAAAGCTGAGGAATGGGGTTTACCTGATGATGCAATTAAACATTATCAGAATTCTCAAAGGGTATTGATTGAAGCCATTTCAATGTCTGTTCCTTCTTATATTAGTTCAAGGTATAACTGAAAAATCACTTTTTTAACCTAAAGATGAGATATTGTCATGAACCCTAATTGTATATTGTTCAATAGTGAACAGGAGAAGGTAAGGTCTTATAGACAAAATATCTCAAAGTGGCAAAGTCAAGTATCAGATAGACTGCAAATCTTAGGCAGACGAACaggttttgatttgatttgattcgaTTTGATTATGTATGATTTGACAATGCCTGTGAATGATTTGATTTCTTGCGCGTTTTTTCTTCAGGTGACAAATTAGTAAACAAGGTATGCCGGTTTTCTTATACTGGAATGAACTGATTCAGTAGGTAGTCTAACATTTCTATTTCACTCACGCTTATGAAAGAACAATGTTCATACACAAGCGGCATCAACTTCTTTGTTGAATTCTCCAAGACATGCAGTAAACAAGACACGAGTGGCATCAACTTCTTTGTTGAATTCTCCGAGACATGCAGTAAACAAGTCATTTGCTAATCAAGCTAATAGGAGTATAAGCTCAAAGTCTGCAACAGAATCTGATACGAAGTTGGTGGAAATGATAAGTTCTGTCATTGTGGACAGGAGCCCATTGGTTAAGTGGGAGGATATAGGTTAGAATTGAATCAATTTCCCCTTTTTAGATTTACTATATGATAGTTGATAGTTATTCGAATTTGTTTGCAGCTGGACTAGAAAAGGCAAAACAGGCTTTACTTGAAATGGTAATCTTGCCAACAAAGAGAAGTGACTTGTTTACTGGACTTCGCAAACCAGCAAGAGGTAAATGCTTGTGGAAACTTGAATGAAAGAAAAActtgtttatgattttttttatcttaaaatgcTAAAAACTTATGGATGATAGGTTTGCTTCTTTTTGGTCCGCCTGGTACTGGTAAGACCATGCTTGCTAAAGCAGTTGCTTCAGAATCGGAGGCCACATTCTTTAACGTTTCTGCTTCTACTCTAACATCAAAATGGGTATGTCTCTCCTTAGTAATGATATAATAATGTGATACCCGTTTGGATTTCAGAAATTCTAATCGATACATGCATGAATTAGGTGGGGGAAGGTGAAAAGCTTGTCCGAACTCTCTTCACTGTTGCTATTTCCAGACAACCATCTGTAATTTTTATTGATGAAGTATGCAATTCTTCCTCTCTGACCTTCCAATTtctcttaattcatttttatttgtctGTTCCATTAAAACATAGTCAACGCGAAAGTCGTATAACCAAACTGGAATACATTTCTTGTATAACTTTCAGGCAAATTTTAGCGTTCATTCATTCCTATTTAAATAACATTCAGACACACTTTTGTGTTCTTGTGGTTAACACAGATTGATAGTATAATGTCGACAAGAATGGCAAATGAGCACGATTCAAGTAGAAGGTTGAAGTCAGAATTTCTGGTTCAGTTTGATGGAGTGACCTCAAACTCCTCTGATCTAGTTATTGTGATTGGTAAGTTCAGTTCCACTTATTCCAAGCTGTCATATTATGTTATTAATGGCTATGAAAAAGGGATAGTAGCTGTAGCCTGTTGGTAATGATCTATCAGTTGAATGAAGTTAAATCTCATATCGACTTACACATTACCATGAACTGGTGCAGGACTTGCCTCATATTGTGAAATTATtagatttgtttgaaaattagaATTTGATTTTCCTTTACAGATTCTCTTGAATTTGACCCCTAATTTGATTCATATCAAATACTTTGCCCTAGACTggtgtttataattaattaacttggCTATCTTCGATTTCTTACTACTTTTTATGCTTTATGGTGGTCAATTTTTAATCATTCTCTTGTTTTGATATAGGTGCAACTAATAAGCCACAGGAATTGGATGACGCAGTTCTCAGAAGATTGGTTAGTACCTacaagtcatttttttttttgtgtgtgtgtgtgaggtTGTTTTGGGAAAATTCCTAGGCTTTGTTTTGATtcgggttatttgaataatcgaAATGATTGTTCGGTTGAGATTTTAGGGGTGACTAAACTTTGCAATCATTATTGTTTAGGTGAAGAGAATATATATCCCTTTACCAGATCCAGAGGCTAGAAGACTTCTTCTGAAACACAAACTCAAGGGCCAAGCTTTTTCCTTGCCTGGTAAGTAAGtgtcttaataattaatatgctGATCCGAACCCTAAATCGGTTAGGGTTCGTATCAATTGAGATAAATAGGAGAAAAACTTCGGAGAATTTAGAGACGAGACTTACATAATATAATTCTCCATATGGGTTACCAATGCAAATTGTCATCAAAGACTTATTTGACTAACAATAGGGGGTTTTGgtgcatgttttgaaaaaatatacttttgCCAAAAATCACTAATTAAGCTAAAAGTAACTATAATGTGGATTGTGATTCAAAATTGATCTAGAAACAATCTTTATATTGATTTCCAA includes:
- the LOC124941805 gene encoding spastin-like isoform X1, translating into MFLIDNHPTSITSFRMSFFKRLIDSLSAIISSSSSNQDTMDGVISNERVANKLKGYFDLAKEEISKAVKAEEWGLPDDAIKHYQNSQRVLIEAISMSVPSYISSSEQEKVRSYRQNISKWQSQVSDRLQILGRRTGDKLVNKNNVHTQAASTSLLNSPRHAVNKTRVASTSLLNSPRHAVNKSFANQANRSISSKSATESDTKLVEMISSVIVDRSPLVKWEDIAGLEKAKQALLEMVILPTKRSDLFTGLRKPARGLLLFGPPGTGKTMLAKAVASESEATFFNVSASTLTSKWVGEGEKLVRTLFTVAISRQPSVIFIDEIDSIMSTRMANEHDSSRRLKSEFLVQFDGVTSNSSDLVIVIGATNKPQELDDAVLRRLVKRIYIPLPDPEARRLLLKHKLKGQAFSLPGRDLERLVQETEGYSGSDLQALCEEAAMMPIRELGSNILTVRADQVRALSYGDFQKARSVIRPSLQKTKWAELDDWNREFGSN
- the LOC124941805 gene encoding spastin-like isoform X2, producing MKILRLSKLMSFFKRLIDSLSAIISSSSSNQDTMDGVISNERVANKLKGYFDLAKEEISKAVKAEEWGLPDDAIKHYQNSQRVLIEAISMSVPSYISSSEQEKVRSYRQNISKWQSQVSDRLQILGRRTGDKLVNKNNVHTQAASTSLLNSPRHAVNKTRVASTSLLNSPRHAVNKSFANQANRSISSKSATESDTKLVEMISSVIVDRSPLVKWEDIAGLEKAKQALLEMVILPTKRSDLFTGLRKPARGLLLFGPPGTGKTMLAKAVASESEATFFNVSASTLTSKWVGEGEKLVRTLFTVAISRQPSVIFIDEIDSIMSTRMANEHDSSRRLKSEFLVQFDGVTSNSSDLVIVIGATNKPQELDDAVLRRLVKRIYIPLPDPEARRLLLKHKLKGQAFSLPGRDLERLVQETEGYSGSDLQALCEEAAMMPIRELGSNILTVRADQVRALSYGDFQKARSVIRPSLQKTKWAELDDWNREFGSN